A single Pedobacter sp. PACM 27299 DNA region contains:
- a CDS encoding S9 family peptidase, with amino-acid sequence MNRIKYSLLFLLLPFSSGVLAQQKPALSWKDVSKWNYIRSNTYSLAPNGQWLSWAKGPTEGDLQMVIRKVSDTLNFIYPIGATASPVFFSKDAKYAAFKVSAKDAEVKAVKKTMKPLYDQLLLVSLPGNQKTTFEKVKAFSFSADNPDWLAIHFIPAESASKDKDAAKGTDLLLYQLSTKKSFNLGNVSEYAFNKTGNVLAYIIDANGQNGNGIFIRDMKTGLITALENDKANYKNINWNEDGDAFALLKSNKNEKYKEDVFTVIGINKIAGELSNKISFNGASAKNFPVNMGISANGRPYWSDDQASLFFGISAQEKKADSTDKKSGSNPVATNASGKTDSVKTKADSTGKTKPDQKALAKADIEKPDMIIWNWQDKRLQSAQQTQETRDKNYSYLSAYRIADQKFSQLADSTLKNVVMAPKNLYAIGYDDSNYELMRNLDGQGYTDIYVIDLKTGNKKRIFEKFYTAGRDLFNLSPNGKWATFSKDGAFYSINLETLEQYNLTKNIKSSFVDELDDHNVLQPETPNFGWSADSKYALIKDNYDLWRISADGKTAVSLSDHWKSKKQEVTERFSIYQREKGTDLTKDQYFLVFNQQNKNSGVGLLEAGKTNIKPLFVDAHVYGGLKKATDANVFIYMKYDNEKSPEMYSTTAATLASAKQISNNTPDQRNYAWSSGVKLINYVSANGDSLQAVLYLPANYQEGKSYPTITYIYERLTNEMNVYSMPAFPGGGFNRAMYNSNGYAVLMPDIKYKLNDPGMSAVACVVPAVKAAIATGIVDEKRVAIHGHSWGGYQTSFLITQTNIFKAAAAGAPLTNMISMYSLIYWNSGGTNQAIFEASQGRLTPGYWDNWDAFTRNSPIYHIKKVQTPLLLLHNDKDGAVDYTQGIEYYNGLRRLNKPVVMITYRGENHGIAKMPNRKDYAVRMMEYFDYMLKDKPAPDWWAKGINRSDMEKHLEARAFDHTQEQ; translated from the coding sequence ATGAACAGAATCAAGTATTCGCTCTTATTCTTGCTCCTACCCTTCAGTTCAGGGGTACTGGCACAGCAAAAACCGGCACTGAGCTGGAAAGATGTCTCCAAATGGAATTACATCAGAAGTAATACCTATAGCCTGGCTCCTAACGGACAATGGCTTTCCTGGGCAAAGGGCCCTACCGAAGGAGACCTTCAAATGGTGATCAGAAAAGTTTCAGATACCCTCAATTTCATTTATCCGATCGGTGCAACTGCCTCCCCTGTTTTCTTTTCTAAAGACGCTAAATATGCTGCTTTTAAAGTTTCCGCGAAGGATGCGGAGGTGAAAGCTGTCAAGAAAACCATGAAACCACTTTACGATCAGCTTTTACTGGTTTCTTTGCCGGGGAATCAAAAGACAACTTTTGAAAAGGTAAAGGCTTTCAGTTTTTCTGCGGACAACCCAGATTGGCTCGCCATTCATTTCATACCCGCAGAAAGTGCGTCAAAAGATAAAGACGCGGCAAAAGGAACCGATTTACTACTGTATCAATTGAGTACAAAAAAGAGTTTTAACCTGGGTAATGTATCCGAATATGCCTTTAATAAGACAGGAAACGTTCTGGCTTATATCATTGATGCAAATGGACAAAATGGAAACGGAATTTTCATCAGGGACATGAAAACCGGGCTGATTACTGCGTTGGAAAATGATAAGGCGAATTATAAAAACATCAACTGGAACGAGGATGGAGATGCTTTTGCCCTACTCAAGTCCAACAAGAATGAAAAATATAAAGAAGACGTGTTTACCGTCATCGGTATCAATAAAATTGCCGGAGAACTGAGCAATAAGATTTCCTTTAATGGCGCATCAGCTAAGAATTTCCCAGTTAACATGGGCATTAGCGCCAATGGCAGACCTTATTGGTCTGACGACCAGGCGAGTTTGTTTTTTGGCATCAGTGCTCAGGAAAAGAAAGCCGACAGCACCGACAAGAAATCTGGCAGCAATCCTGTAGCGACCAATGCAAGCGGCAAAACTGATAGTGTTAAAACCAAGGCCGACAGCACTGGCAAAACTAAACCAGACCAAAAGGCATTGGCAAAAGCTGACATTGAAAAGCCAGATATGATCATTTGGAACTGGCAGGACAAACGCCTGCAATCCGCGCAGCAAACACAGGAAACCCGGGATAAAAATTACAGCTACCTGAGTGCTTACCGCATTGCTGATCAGAAATTCAGTCAACTGGCAGACAGCACGCTAAAAAACGTTGTAATGGCTCCGAAAAACCTATATGCAATTGGGTATGACGACTCGAACTATGAATTAATGAGGAATCTGGATGGACAGGGTTATACCGACATTTATGTAATCGACCTAAAAACAGGGAATAAAAAGCGTATTTTTGAGAAGTTTTACACCGCAGGACGTGATCTTTTCAACCTTTCTCCGAATGGAAAATGGGCTACTTTCAGTAAAGATGGCGCATTCTACAGCATCAATCTGGAAACTTTGGAACAGTATAACCTGACCAAAAACATCAAATCCTCTTTTGTGGATGAATTAGACGACCATAATGTGCTTCAACCGGAAACGCCCAATTTCGGCTGGTCTGCGGATTCTAAATATGCGCTGATCAAAGATAACTACGATTTATGGCGGATTTCTGCAGATGGAAAAACGGCAGTTTCTCTTTCTGACCACTGGAAAAGCAAAAAACAGGAGGTCACAGAGCGGTTTTCCATTTACCAGAGAGAGAAGGGAACAGACTTGACTAAAGACCAATATTTCCTCGTTTTCAACCAGCAGAATAAGAATTCAGGCGTTGGGTTATTGGAAGCTGGTAAAACGAACATCAAACCACTTTTTGTAGATGCTCATGTTTATGGAGGATTGAAGAAAGCGACGGATGCCAATGTTTTCATTTACATGAAATACGACAATGAAAAATCCCCGGAAATGTATTCCACTACCGCAGCTACGCTTGCCAGCGCGAAGCAAATCAGCAACAACACGCCTGATCAGCGCAATTATGCCTGGTCTTCTGGTGTTAAACTGATCAACTATGTGAGTGCAAACGGCGATTCACTGCAAGCTGTTTTATACTTACCGGCGAACTATCAGGAAGGAAAAAGTTATCCGACCATCACTTATATCTACGAGCGCTTAACCAATGAAATGAATGTTTACTCCATGCCTGCGTTTCCTGGTGGAGGTTTCAACAGGGCCATGTATAACAGCAATGGGTATGCGGTTTTAATGCCTGACATCAAGTACAAGTTAAACGATCCGGGAATGTCGGCAGTGGCCTGTGTGGTTCCGGCAGTAAAAGCGGCGATTGCTACCGGGATTGTAGATGAGAAACGCGTAGCGATTCACGGACACTCCTGGGGAGGTTATCAGACTTCCTTCCTGATTACTCAAACCAACATCTTTAAAGCAGCCGCAGCGGGTGCACCACTAACTAATATGATCAGTATGTACAGTCTGATTTATTGGAATAGCGGAGGGACCAATCAGGCGATTTTCGAAGCCAGTCAGGGCAGATTAACTCCTGGCTATTGGGACAATTGGGATGCCTTTACCCGCAACTCTCCAATCTACCACATCAAAAAAGTACAAACACCACTGTTGTTATTGCACAATGATAAAGACGGCGCGGTAGATTATACGCAAGGTATTGAGTA
- the argH gene encoding argininosuccinate lyase has translation MKIWQKNVDVNKDIETFTVGKDRELDLQMAAFDVLGSLAHVEMLESIGLLTAPELVEIQTELKHIYADIAAGKFTIDDTVEDVHSQVEWLLTQRIGEAGKKIHSGRSRNDQVLVDLKLYFRSCIEEMVGNTTVLFEQLIELSNTHKDKLLPGYTHLQIAMPSSFGLWFGAYAESLVDDMEMMLAAYKICNKNPLGSAAGYGSSFPLNRTMTTALLGFERLNYNVVYAQMGRGKTERVLAQAMSSVAASLAKMAMDVCLFINQNFGFITFPDELTTGSSIMPHKKNPDVFELIRSRCNKIQALPNEIALMTTNLPSGYHRDLQLLKENLFPAITSLNECLEMTTYMLQHIRIKDHILTDKKYAYLFSVEVVNELALKGVPFREAYKIVGESIEMGTFSPSTELNHTHEGSIGNLCNPEIKGMMNEVLSQFKFEKTTAAIEKLLA, from the coding sequence ATGAAGATTTGGCAGAAAAACGTAGACGTAAATAAAGATATTGAAACTTTTACTGTAGGTAAAGACAGGGAACTGGATTTACAAATGGCAGCTTTTGATGTGCTGGGCTCTTTGGCTCATGTGGAAATGCTGGAGAGTATCGGCCTGTTAACCGCGCCGGAACTGGTAGAAATACAAACAGAATTGAAACATATTTACGCGGATATCGCCGCAGGGAAATTTACCATCGATGATACGGTAGAAGATGTACACTCGCAGGTAGAATGGCTGCTGACTCAGCGTATCGGCGAAGCGGGTAAGAAAATTCATAGCGGACGCTCCCGTAATGACCAGGTTCTGGTAGATTTAAAGCTTTATTTCAGAAGCTGTATTGAAGAAATGGTGGGCAATACCACTGTACTTTTTGAACAGCTGATCGAACTTAGTAATACTCATAAAGACAAGTTGCTTCCTGGTTATACGCATTTACAGATCGCCATGCCTTCCTCTTTTGGCCTATGGTTCGGTGCTTATGCGGAAAGTTTGGTAGATGATATGGAAATGATGCTGGCCGCTTATAAAATCTGCAACAAAAACCCACTGGGATCTGCAGCAGGTTATGGCTCTTCTTTTCCTTTGAACAGAACGATGACGACAGCATTGCTGGGTTTCGAAAGACTCAATTATAATGTGGTATATGCACAGATGGGACGCGGAAAAACGGAACGTGTATTGGCACAGGCAATGTCTTCAGTAGCGGCTTCATTAGCTAAAATGGCCATGGATGTGTGCTTGTTTATCAACCAGAATTTTGGATTTATCACTTTCCCTGATGAGTTAACCACCGGTTCGAGCATCATGCCTCATAAAAAGAACCCGGATGTTTTTGAATTGATCCGCTCCAGATGTAATAAAATCCAGGCGCTGCCGAATGAAATTGCATTGATGACTACAAATTTGCCTTCAGGATACCACCGCGACCTGCAGTTGCTAAAAGAAAACCTTTTCCCTGCCATTACTTCTCTGAATGAATGTCTGGAAATGACTACTTATATGCTGCAGCACATCCGCATTAAAGACCATATACTGACAGATAAAAAATATGCTTACCTGTTCAGCGTTGAAGTAGTAAACGAGCTGGCTTTAAAAGGGGTTCCTTTCAGAGAGGCTTATAAAATTGTTGGAGAATCCATTGAAATGGGCACTTTCTCACCCTCTACGGAATTAAATCATACCCATGAAGGCAGTATCGGTAATCTTTGCAATCCGGAAATTAAAGGGATGATGAATGAAGTACTCTCCCAGTTCAAATTTGAGAAAACGACTGCCGCAATTGAAAAATTGCTGGCTTAA
- a CDS encoding pyridoxal phosphate-dependent aminotransferase, whose product MKVSVLANTLIGSEIIKIGNEVNEMKRKGAEIANLTIGDFDPSIFPIPAELKEEIIDAYHHNQTNYPPAEGILPLRETVVGVLKDRYALSYSSSDILVAGGSRPLIYATYLALIDPGDKVIYPAPSWNNNHYCHLSSAKGIAVETTVENNFMPTAAQLKPYLKGATLLALCSPLNPTGTMFTREQLEEICDAVIAENDSRAPEDKPLYIMYDQIYSLLTFGKEHINPVSLRPELKDYVIYIDGISKCLSATGVRVGWAFGPENVIGKMKSILGHIGAWAPKAEQVAVAKYFKDATLVDQYLTSFKKQVQNSLDALYNGFQELKSAGFAVDAVIPMGAIYLTLKIDYIGKTTPEGKVLKNSADVNFYLIKQAQVALVPFSAFGTDETVNWFRASVGGCSLKDIENMIPRIKTALSQLK is encoded by the coding sequence ATGAAAGTATCAGTATTAGCTAACACGCTTATCGGTTCGGAAATCATTAAAATTGGAAATGAAGTGAATGAAATGAAGCGGAAGGGTGCAGAAATTGCAAACCTGACCATCGGTGATTTCGACCCTTCTATTTTTCCAATTCCCGCTGAACTGAAAGAGGAAATTATTGATGCTTATCACCATAATCAAACCAATTATCCGCCTGCAGAAGGTATTTTACCATTGCGTGAAACGGTAGTTGGTGTTTTAAAAGACAGGTATGCCTTAAGTTACAGCAGTTCAGATATTCTGGTTGCAGGTGGATCCCGCCCTTTAATTTATGCAACCTATCTGGCCTTGATAGATCCGGGAGATAAAGTGATTTACCCGGCACCATCATGGAATAACAACCATTATTGTCACCTTTCTTCTGCCAAAGGAATTGCAGTGGAAACGACTGTAGAAAACAACTTCATGCCTACTGCAGCACAGTTGAAGCCTTATTTAAAAGGTGCCACCTTACTTGCTTTATGTTCCCCATTGAATCCTACAGGAACGATGTTTACCAGGGAACAGCTGGAAGAAATTTGTGATGCGGTCATCGCGGAAAACGACAGCAGGGCACCAGAGGATAAGCCTTTGTACATCATGTACGATCAGATTTATTCCTTACTGACTTTCGGTAAAGAACACATCAACCCTGTGAGTTTACGTCCGGAATTAAAAGATTACGTCATTTATATTGATGGAATTTCTAAATGTTTGTCGGCTACAGGAGTTCGTGTAGGATGGGCTTTCGGACCAGAAAATGTGATTGGGAAAATGAAATCAATACTGGGACACATTGGAGCATGGGCACCTAAAGCAGAACAAGTGGCCGTAGCGAAATATTTTAAAGATGCGACTTTGGTTGATCAGTACCTGACTTCCTTTAAAAAACAAGTTCAAAATAGCCTTGATGCACTTTACAATGGGTTCCAGGAATTGAAATCAGCAGGTTTTGCAGTAGATGCAGTGATCCCAATGGGCGCAATTTACCTGACGTTAAAGATCGATTATATCGGCAAAACGACTCCTGAAGGCAAGGTGTTGAAAAACAGCGCAGACGTGAATTTCTACCTCATCAAACAAGCTCAGGTGGCATTGGTACCCTTTTCTGCTTTCGGTACAGACGAAACGGTGAACTGGTTCCGCGCTTCGGTTGGTGGCTGTTCATTGAAAGATATTGAAAACATGATTCCTAGAATCAAAACCGCTTTGAGTCAGCTTAAATAA
- a CDS encoding peptide chain release factor 3, with the protein MIHPEIEKRKTFAIISHPDAGKTTLTEKFLLFGGAINTAGAVKRNKANQSNTSDFMEIEKQRGISVATSVMGFEYSGKRINILDTPGHKDFAEDTYRTLSAVDSVILVVDCVKGVEEQTEKLMAVCRMRNTPVIIFINKMDREGKDAFDLLDEIENKLNISLCPLSWPIGQGHTFKGVYSIYNKHLNLFEPDKTKISESVIQVNDLNDPNLNNFLKPKELDGLKSELELVEGVYGQIDKSMYTEGLLAPVFFGSAINNFGIKELLDTFVQIAPSPRSREAEEREVKVDEKNFSGFVFKIHANLDPKHRDRIAFLRVCSGKFERNKFYYHTRQGKKLKFSNPMDFMANEKSIVEEAWPGDVVGLYDSGNFKIGDTLTEGEQLKFKGIPSFSPEIFKEVENKDPLRTKQLEKGIQQLTEEGVAQLFTAQPGNRKIIGAVGELQFEVIAFRLEHEYGAKAHFRTLSYGRSNWVTSKDKKKLDEFLKRKQQHIGEDKDGNPVFLADNDFMINMTMRDYPDIEFHKTSEFK; encoded by the coding sequence ATGATTCACCCAGAAATAGAAAAACGAAAAACATTCGCTATTATCAGTCACCCCGATGCCGGAAAAACTACCCTTACGGAGAAGTTTTTACTCTTTGGAGGTGCAATAAATACAGCCGGAGCGGTTAAACGTAACAAGGCAAACCAAAGCAATACTTCCGATTTTATGGAAATTGAGAAACAGCGTGGAATTTCCGTGGCGACCTCAGTAATGGGCTTTGAATATAGTGGAAAGCGCATCAATATATTAGATACGCCAGGTCACAAGGACTTCGCGGAAGATACTTACCGTACTTTATCCGCTGTAGACAGCGTTATTTTGGTGGTTGACTGTGTAAAAGGTGTGGAAGAGCAGACCGAAAAACTGATGGCTGTTTGCCGGATGCGGAATACTCCTGTGATCATCTTTATCAATAAGATGGACCGTGAAGGTAAAGATGCTTTCGATCTGTTAGACGAAATTGAAAATAAATTGAACATCAGTCTTTGTCCTTTGTCCTGGCCAATTGGTCAGGGACATACTTTCAAAGGTGTATATAGCATATATAACAAACATCTGAATCTTTTTGAGCCGGATAAAACTAAAATCAGTGAGTCAGTAATTCAAGTAAACGACCTGAATGATCCTAACCTGAATAATTTCTTAAAACCAAAGGAACTGGATGGCTTGAAAAGCGAACTGGAACTGGTAGAAGGTGTTTATGGGCAGATAGACAAAAGCATGTATACAGAAGGTTTACTTGCTCCTGTGTTTTTTGGTAGTGCGATCAATAACTTCGGGATTAAAGAATTGCTGGATACTTTCGTTCAAATCGCTCCTAGCCCTAGAAGCAGAGAAGCAGAAGAGCGTGAAGTGAAAGTAGATGAAAAGAATTTTAGTGGCTTTGTGTTTAAAATACATGCCAATTTAGATCCAAAACACCGTGACCGTATTGCCTTTTTAAGGGTTTGCTCTGGTAAATTTGAGCGTAATAAATTCTATTACCATACGCGTCAGGGGAAGAAACTGAAATTCTCCAATCCAATGGATTTCATGGCCAATGAAAAAAGCATTGTAGAAGAAGCATGGCCTGGAGATGTTGTTGGGCTATATGACAGCGGAAACTTTAAAATTGGAGATACCTTAACAGAAGGAGAACAATTGAAGTTTAAAGGGATTCCTAGCTTCTCTCCTGAGATTTTTAAAGAGGTAGAGAATAAAGATCCATTGCGTACAAAACAGCTGGAGAAAGGCATACAACAGCTTACGGAAGAAGGTGTAGCGCAATTATTTACCGCACAACCGGGTAACCGTAAGATTATTGGTGCAGTTGGTGAGCTGCAGTTTGAGGTGATTGCGTTCCGTCTGGAGCATGAATACGGTGCAAAAGCACATTTCCGTACTTTAAGTTATGGCCGTTCAAACTGGGTGACCTCTAAAGACAAGAAAAAGTTAGACGAATTCCTGAAAAGAAAGCAACAGCATATTGGCGAGGATAAGGATGGCAATCCGGTATTCCTTGCGGATAATGATTTCATGATCAATATGACCATGCGCGATTATCCGGATATTGAATTCCACAAAACTTCAGAGTTTAAATAA